DNA from Prunus persica cultivar Lovell chromosome G6, Prunus_persica_NCBIv2, whole genome shotgun sequence:
ATACTTAATTCGCATGTGTGAAGTGATCATGACATGGGGGAAAAAACCCATTAATCCTACCCATACACAAAACAAGCACATGATCTAGATATTATCATCTTACATGATCACCGAGGAGAGTTTTGATGAACCAAGGTGCAACACTATTAGTCCTTATGTTATCTTTTGCCCACTCACATGCCAAGTTTTTGGCTAATTGATTCATTGCTCCTGAaacacaaaacagaaaagcGTACGTCAACATTTAAGGTCAATTCTTCAATTGCAGAACACAAATTTTTTAGGGGTTTTTTTCCAAGTCCTAAaccttatattatatatatgtgtgtgggGAAATCAAGGCACCTTTTTGGTGGCAGAATATATAGTTCCAATCTCCAGTGAAACCACACCAGCAACAGAAGACAGAAAAACAATGTTACCGGCTCCTGAAGCTTTGAGCAAAGGATGTGCAAGTTGGCACAAGTGATAAGCAGATTCAAGATTGGTACTCATAAGAAATGTGTAATCTTCAGCTGTGTACTCCGTTGTCGGTTTTGGTATGTTAGTTCCCACATTGTTTATCTGTACCACACATAAAATTTGCATgccttaattaattcaaagcTCAGCAAATATACAGTGAAGTGactctaaaaagaaaatgagacttttctttttcatataagtgataatctaaactacatgGAGATggagtttctcacacacactgcAGTGCCATGGGGGATCTTGATCTAGTGAAACACAATGTTCATTCGAACTAGAGCATCTATGCCATCTTGTCTGCTACAAAAGCTGATACCGATTCTATTTTCACTATGACCAAAAATCCTtaataaaagaacaagaaagcaaaaaGTGATCCTTGCTACTTAGAATTTATGGTCTTATACTTACAAGGATGTTAAGTTTTCCATCAAACAATGATGAGACTTTGTTTATAAGCTCCTCTCTTTGGGTTTTTGACACCACATCACAGACTGAACCAGTGACCTTGAAACCCTTCTTCCCCCATTGACTCAAGCAGTCGTTGAGGTCAACTTCATTCCGAGCACAA
Protein-coding regions in this window:
- the LOC18772857 gene encoding tropinone reductase homolog At1g07440; the encoded protein is MSSREKRWSLEGLTALVTGGTKGIGYAIVEELAGLGATIHTCARNEVDLNDCLSQWGKKGFKVTGSVCDVVSKTQREELINKVSSLFDGKLNILINNVGTNIPKPTTEYTAEDYTFLMSTNLESAYHLCQLAHPLLKASGAGNIVFLSSVAGVVSLEIGTIYSATKKEQ